The Desulfobulbaceae bacterium nucleotide sequence TGAAGCAGGGTCAATTACCGATACCATCCTGAATACCATGGTTGATGCTATGGCTAAAGGTGACGCTATTGAGATCCGCGGGTTTGGCAGTTTTGTAGTGAAAAATTACGAAACGTATTATGGTAGAAATCCGAAAACCGGCCAGAAGATTGAAGTCCCGCCCAAAAAGCTGCCTTTTTTCAAAGTGGGCAAAGAACTTAAAGAGCGAGTTAACACATAGCCTGAATCACCCTTCAGACAACTTCACCGACGAGATCATATGTGTGAGCCTCAGTAAATTTGATTTTCACAATATCACCTGCGGTACAGCTCCCATCATTAATATAGACACAACCATCGATATCAGGGGCCTGTAAACGCGTACGTCCTTCCATCAACAAATCGGTTTCCGAACTTAGTCCTTCTACAAGTACACTCTCAACTGTGCCAACAAACCCAGCATTAATCTCCTGCGATATTTCAGCCTGAACTGCCATAAGACGAGCCATCCGTTCCTCTTTTTCGAAGTCAGAACAGTGATTAGGCAACTTTGCAGCGTCACAACCGTCTTCATTAGAATACGGAAAAATCCCGACATGATTGA carries:
- a CDS encoding integration host factor subunit beta — its product is MNKSELIDAISQELNLPLREAGSITDTILNTMVDAMAKGDAIEIRGFGSFVVKNYETYYGRNPKTGQKIEVPPKKLPFFKVGKELKERVNT